AGAGTCAATACGAACACCTTTGAAATTGATTTTGTCGCCCATTTCCTTGGCGACACGGATAGCGGCTGGCACACCAACACGGAGGGTATCGTAGGTATCGACCAAGAAAACGCAATCCTTATGAGTCTCTGCATAGGCCTTGAAGGCTTGATAATCGTCGCCATAGGTTTGAACCAAGGCATGAGCATGGGTACCAGCTACAGGAATGCCAAATATTTTGCCGGCTCGGACGTTGGAAGTGGCTGAAGCACCACCGATAAAGGCTGCGCGTGTTCCCCAGATGGCTGCATCCATTTCTTGGGCCCGGCGTGTCCCGAATTCCATCAAGGGTTCGTCCTCGATAACGGCTTTAATGCGACGGGCCTTGGTAGCAATCAAGGTCTGGTAGTTGACGATATTCAAAATAGCCGTTTCAATCAATTGGCACTGAGCCAGCGGTCCCTCAACCTGCATAATCGGTTCATTGGCGTATACCAAATCCCCTTCCTTGGCTGAACGAAGGCTCAACTTCATCTCTAAATTGGCTAAATAATCCAGAAAATCCTCTGGATAGCCCAATTCGGTCAAGTAGTCAATATCTGTCTGGCTAAAGGTCAGGTTGTTAAGATAGTGGACAACCCGCTCTAGCCCTGCAAAGACTGCGTAGCCATTTTCAAAGGGTTGCTTACGGAAATACACTTCAAAAACCGCCCTTTTATTGTGAATGTTTTGCTTGAAGTAGACCTGCATCATATTGATTTGATAGAGGTCGGTGTGCATGGTCAGGCTGTCGTCTGTATATAGAGTCATGGTATTCTCCTTTGCTAACAATAATATCATTATAACAAAAAAATCGGGAAAACCCGATTTAAAGAACAATAGTCACCAAAATACTGGCCAAAAAGAGGAAGGGGACATAGGG
The sequence above is a segment of the Streptococcus suis genome. Coding sequences within it:
- a CDS encoding nicotinate phosphoribosyltransferase, with protein sequence MTLYTDDSLTMHTDLYQINMMQVYFKQNIHNKRAVFEVYFRKQPFENGYAVFAGLERVVHYLNNLTFSQTDIDYLTELGYPEDFLDYLANLEMKLSLRSAKEGDLVYANEPIMQVEGPLAQCQLIETAILNIVNYQTLIATKARRIKAVIEDEPLMEFGTRRAQEMDAAIWGTRAAFIGGASATSNVRAGKIFGIPVAGTHAHALVQTYGDDYQAFKAYAETHKDCVFLVDTYDTLRVGVPAAIRVAKEMGDKINFKGVRIDSGDMAYISKKVRQQLDDAGFTEAKIYASNDLDENTILNLKMQKAKIDVWGVGTKLITAYDQPALGAVYKIVAIEEENGVMRDTIKLSSNAEKVSTPGKKQVWRITSKEKGKSEGDYITFADTDVTKMDSIYMFHPTYTYIKKTIENFEARPLLVPIFEEGKQVYELPSLADIQSYANQEIDQLWDEYKRVLNPQLYPVDLAQDVWDNKMDLIHRIRKQSQAKSI